One Rhodoferax sp. GW822-FHT02A01 genomic window, CGGTCACATTCGATCTGGAACTTGGCAATACGTGCATCCATCAGGTCCAGTGCCTGCACCGACATGTCCCAGATGCGCCGTGCATCCGCCTTGCCGAGTTGCGCTTCAAAAGGGTCCTGGCCGCTGGCATAGCCCACGATGGCTTGGCCACCGTTGCGCCCGGACGCGCCGCTACAGATGCGGTCCGCTTCGAGCACCACGACTTGGTAGCCGCGCTCGGCCAGTTCGATTGCTGCGGACAGTCCGGCAAAGCCAGCGCCTACCACCAGCACGTCAGCCTGCAAGTCACCACTCAGCGGCTCCGTGAGCGGCTCTCGCCGCACGCTGGCTTCATAGTAGCTTTTCTGGTTGAGTTGGGTGTCGGATTCCAGCAGCATGGTGTGTGTCTTTGCTTGAAGAGGACGAGTGAAAATGGGGCTCAAGCCCGGGAAGTCTTGGCTATCTGGCCGCACAGATAGGTCCAGATGAACTGCGCTGCCGCGTTGCTGGTGAGCTCGGCATGGTCGTAGGCGGGTGCCACTTCCACGCAGTCCATACCGACGAAGTTCAGCGGCGCGAGCTCTTCCAGAAATGTCATCACCTGCGAACTGGTCATGCCGCCTGGTTCGGGTGTACCTGTGCCGGGCGCGAAAGCGGGGTCCAGGCAGTCGATGTCCAGCGTGAGGTAGCAAGGTGTATTGCCGATGCGTGCCTTGATGGTTTCGATGATGCTGCCAAGCTGCGCACCGTCCTTGCCACGCAGATCGCGCGCGTTGTAGATCATGCCGCCTTGGTCCTTGACGTATTCACGTGCCGCACGTTCGCCACTGGAGCGGATGCCGATCTGCACCGTCTTGCTGCGTTCCACCAGACCTTCCTGGATGGCCTCATAGGTCCAGGTGCCATGTCCAGACGGTTCACCGAAATGGTTCACCCAGGTGTCGCAATGCGCGTCAAAGTGGATCAGCGCCACGGGGCCGTGCTGCTTCCTGAGGGCACGCAACAGCGGCAGGGTGACGGAATGGTCACCTCCGATAAACGCGCAATGGTGTACCCCCATCAGCACAGCAGCCTGCTGTTCGATGGCGCTACGCACCTCGGTAAGCGGCGAAGCATTGGGCAAACGCATGTCACCTGCGTCCCCAATATGCCCCAAGGGACTTACGTCAAACAGCGGATGGATGCCGTCACACAGCATCAGGGATGCCCGTCGGATTTCCTGAGGGCCGAAGCGCGCACCCGGCCGGTTGGTGACAGCTCCGTCAAATGGAATACCGCAGACAGCATAGGTCTGTTGCTGCAACGGTGGTGCAGCAAGAAAACGGTTGCTGTTATTGGCGTAGGCAAACTCTCCGATAGCCATGGATATCCCCGTGATGTATTGAACCAGGCCGGTAAGGTAACGCATGGCGCCGCCATAGCTGGGGCCAATTCCGGCGCGGGCTGACAAACCACTGAGCGCACCCGGTTGAGGTACGCTTGGCCGCCATGCCCCATCTGTCACCTCCCGCACAACGTCTGGCCGCCTATGGCTACCTGGCCCTGAGCATGGCGCTGGCTGGCAGCTATGTGGCGCTATCCAAGCCCTTGGTCGCCGCCCTGCCCGTCTTCCTGCTAGCCTGGCTGCGCTTTGGCATCGGTGGCATCGCCATGGCCGGCTGGCTGCGCAAACCAGCCGACGAGAAGCCGTTGTCCTGCGGCACCAAACAACTGTTGTTTCTGGAGTCGTTCTTCGGCAACTTTCTGTTTTCCATCTGCATGCTGTTTGGTGTCAGCATGACCAGCGCCGTGTCGGCAGGGGTCATCATGGCAACCATCCCCGCAGTCGTTGCGCTGATGAGCTGGCTCTTTCTGAAGGAAAAAATAGCCTTGCGCATCTGGGCCGCCATCGCTTGTGGCGCACTGGGGATTGGCTTGCTGGCCTGGAGCCAGCACGGCCACACACCGGGCCCCAGCACCAGCCCGTCCGACTCCGCCCGCGTATGGCTGGGCAACGCCCTGGTGCTGGGTGCGGTACTGTGCGAAGCCTTTTACGCCGTGATCGGCAAGAAGCTCACCGGGTCGGTGTCACCCAAACGCATCAGCGCCATCATCAACCTCTGCGGCTTTTTGCTGGTTTCTCCGCTGGGTATCTACACCGCGCTGCGATTTGACTTTGCCGCGGTGCAGCCCGCATCCTGGCTGCTGCTGGTCTTCTACGCGCTGGCCGCCAGCGTATGGACCGTGTGGCTGTGGATGTCCGGCTCCAGGCACGTACCCGCGTCCCACGCAGGCGTGTTCACCGTGCTGCTACCTGTCACCGCAGCTCTGGTGGGCGTGCTAGTTTTGGGCGAATCCTTGGGCGGCATGCAGGTGCTGGCCTTTGCCATCGCACTCCTGGGCGTACTGCTGGCCACACTGCCGGGGCGGCAGGCCGAGGCCGTGGAACCGCACCTTTGAGCCGGGCCTACAAGGCCTTGTCGCTGACCACGATGCCGTCAGCGTCGGCATACAACCAGTCGCCGGGCCTCACCCACACGCCCTGAATCTGCACGGGTACATTGCTTTGGCCTTCGTTGCGCTTTTCCGTGGGCAACGGAATGGGCGCCAAAGCCCGTATGCCTACAGCCTGGGTCGCCAGCTCGGCGCTATCGCGCACACAGCCGTCAATCACCACCCCGGCCCAACCATTGCGCGCCGCTGCGGCACCCAGATTGCCGCCCAGCAGTGCTCGCCGCAAGGAGGCCCCGCCATCGACAACCAGCACCTTACCTATGCGTCCCTGTGCCGTATCAATCCAGCCCTGCGCGTCCACTGCCGCCTTGACGAGGGTGTTGTCTTCGTGGCATTTCACTGTTTCCACAGGGCCGCAGAACTGCGTGACCTGCCCAAAGTCGCGAAAAACAGGGGGAAGAACGCGAAATGCGCCCGAGGAATCACTCTTGTGGACATCACAAAAATCACAGGTTGCAAACGATTGACTCATGCCGCGACACTCCTTTTTGCCTAAAAGTTCCATTCTCCAATGAAAAAAACAACATCCTCGAGTGAAAAAAGCATTTCTCCGCTTGGAAACAGCCTTTTTCTCCAGTAGCATCCGGCTACCGGTGAAGAAGCAGTTTTTCACTGGTGATTAATCAACTTCTAGAAGGACAATCAATCATGGCAACTGCAAAAAAACCGGCTGCAAAAAAAGCCGCTCCCGCAAAGAAGGCTGCACCCGCTAAAAAGGCGGCGCCAGCCAAGAAAGTAGCAGCCAAGGCCGCTGCACCAGCCAAGAAGGCTGCTCCTGCAAAGAAAGCTGCACCCGCCAAGAAGGCAGCAGCTCCTGCGAAGAAAGTCGCTGCAAAGAAGGCCCCCGCCAAGAAGCGCACCGTCAACGCTGCCTTCATGAAGGCCATGACTCCCAGCGCCGCTCTGGCCGCTGTGGTCGGTTCTGCAGCACTGCCCCGCACAGAAGTGGTGAGCAAGCTGTGGGCTTACATCAAGAAGAATGGCTTGCAAGACAAGGTCAACAAGCGCAACATCAACGCTGATAGCAAGCTGAAAGACATTTTCGGCAAGGCCCAGGTCACGATGTTTGAGTTGGCTGGTCTGATCGGCAAGCACCTCAAGTAAAGCGAAGGCCTTGCGCCAAATTGGAAAGGTCGGCATACGCCGGCCTTTTTTCGTTTGTGACCATTTGTGTATGCTCGCCGCCTGTTTCAACTAGAAGAGTCCATTCATGTTGCGCTTTGCACTAACCCGTCTGAGCCTGATCATTCCGACTTTTTTCGGCATGACGCTGCTGGCGTTTTTTCTGATCCGCCTGGTGCCGGGCGACCCGATTGAAACTCTTGCGGGCGAGCGCGGCATTGACGCAGCACGCCACGCACGGCTGCTGACCGAGTACGGTCTGGACCAGCCCGTGATCGTTCAATACGGCATCTACATCGGCAAGGTGCTGCATGGCGATCTGGGCAAATCCATCATCACCCAGGCGCCGGTACTCAGTGAGTTTGCTGCGCTGTTTCCGGCAACCATCGAACTGGCGCTGTGTGCCATCCTGTTTGCCCTCATCATCGGCATCCCTGCGGGGATTCTGGCCGCAGTCAAACGCAATTCCTTTCTGGACCAGGGTGTAATGGGCGTCTCGCTGGCGGGCTATTCCATGCCGATTTTCTGGTGGGGTCTGCTACTGATCTTGCTGTTCTCGGTGCAACTGGACCTCACGCCGGTATCGGGGCGCATTGCGGTGGAGTATTTTTTTGAACCGGTGACGGGCTTTCTGCTGATCGACTCTCTGTTATCGGACCAGGCCGGTGCCTTTGCGTCTGCGGTGTCGCACCTGATCCTGCCCACCATCGTGCTGGGTACCAATCCGCTGGCAGTGATTGCGCGCATGACCCGTTCAGCCATGCTGGAAGTGCTGGGCGAGGACTACATCCGCACGGCACGGGCCAAGGGCCTGTCCAACCTGCGCGTAGTGGCAGTTCATGCCCTGCGCAATGCGCTGATTCCCGTGATCACGGTGATCGGCTTGCAGGTAGGCGTTCTGTTCACCGGCGCCATCCTGACCGAGACCATCTTCTCCTGGCCTGGCGTGGGCAAGTGGCTGATCGAAGCCATCAGCCGCCGCGACTACCCCGTGTTGCAAGGCGGCATGCTGCTGCTGGGCATGGTGGTGATGGGCGTCAACCTGCTGGTGGACGTGACCTACGGCATCATCAATCCACGTATCCGGCATCAATCATGAGCAGCATGACTTCCACAAAATCCGATGCCATCGTGCAGCACGTCAGTCCACTGCGTGACTTCTGGCGTTCATTCACCGCCAACAAGGGTGCGGTTGGCGGCTTGGTGATTGTCTGCCTGGTGGTTCTGATGGCCGCACTGGCCAACCAGATCGCGCCCTACGCGCCTGACACGACTGACAACTCGGTCTTTCTGGTTCCTCCGGCCTGGAGCACCGGTGGTAGTTCTGCCCACCTGCTGGGCACCGACGCGATTGGCCGTGACATTCTTTCGCGGCTGATTTTTGGTGCACGGCTGTCGCTACTGATCGGTGTGGCTGTCGTGGTGATTTCCATCGTTACCGGCACGGTGCTGGGCCTGCTGGCAGGTTACATCCGCGGCGTTTTCGAAGTGGCCGTCATGCGCTTGATGGACATCATCCTGACGCTGCCGAGTCTGCTGCTGGCCATCGTGATCGTGGCCATTCTTGGACCTGGTCTGATCAACGCGATGCTGGCAGTGGCCATCGTGGTGCTGCCGCACTATGTGCGCATCACGCGTGCGGCGGTGATTGCCGAGGCTTCGCGCGACTACGTGACCGCAGCCCGCATGAGCGGCGCAAGCCATTGGCGTCTGATGTTCAGCGAGATCCTGCCCAATTGCACAGCACCCCTGATCGTGCAGGCTTCACTGGGCATCTCTGCGGCCATTCTGGATGCCGCGGCGCTGGGCTTTCTGGGCCTGGGAGCGCAGCCGCCATCGCCGGAGTGGGGCACCATGCTGGCTGACGCGCGCGAGTTTGTGCTGCGCGCCTGGTGGGTCGTGACCTTCCCCGGCCTGGCCATCCTGATCACCGTGCTGGCATTCAACCTGCTGGGTGATGGTTTGCGTGATGCGCTGGACCCCAAACTCAAACGTTGATGCATTCGTGAAATCCAAAGCTGCAACCCACACAGAACCACAACATGGCACTGCTTGAAATTGAAAACCTGACGGTGGAGTTTCCGTCACACAACGGCGTGATGCACGCAGTGGATGGCGTGAGCTTCCGTATCGAGCCCGGCGAGGTCCTGGGCATCGTCGGAGAGTCCGGCTCGGGCAAAAGCGTCACCATGATGGCCCTGATGGGCCTGGTGGGCTATCCGGGCCGCGTCAAGGCCGACGCCATGCGCTTTGATGGACATGATCTGTTGACCCTCACGGACCGCGAACGCCGGCGCATGACGGGCAAGGACCTGGCCATGATCTTCCAGGACCCCACCACCAGCCTCAACCCGTGCTTTACCGTGGGATTCCAATTGGCAGAGACACTCAAACTGCACATGGGCATGACACGCGCGCAGGCACGCACTCGTTCCATCGAACTGCTGGAGCAGGTTGGTATTCCCGCGCCCGAGAGCCGTCTCAATCTGTACCCCCACCAATTCTCAGGTGGCATGAGCCAACGGGTCATGATTGCCATGGCGATCGCCTGCAATCCCAAGTTGCTGATTGCCGATGAGCCCACCACAGCGCTGGACGTCACCATCCAGGCCCAAATCCTGGACCTGCTGCGCAATCTGCAAAAGGAACGCGGCATGGCCCTGGTGCTGATCACGCACAACATGGGCGTGGTCAGTGAGATGGCGCAACGGGTAGCCGTGATGTACGCCGGGCAATTGATGGAACAGCGCAGCGCCCAAGACCTGTTTGCCACACCCATGCATCCCTATACCGAAGCCCTGATGGCTTCCATGCCCGAGCGCAGCCACGGCAGCAGCCGTTTGACTACCATCCCCGGCATGGTGCCTGGTCTGTACGACCGCCCAGCCGGTTGCCTGTTCGGGCCCCGCTGCAACTACCACCGTGCCGAATGTGAGCAGCGGCCCGCCCTGCGGCAAACTCCACAAGGCGCAGTACGCTGCCACTTTCCCCTGGGCAGTGCAGCAGCAAAGGGGCTGATCGCGGAGGGCACGGTATGAGCGACAACGCAGTGGTCGTTGCCGACCAACTCAAACAGGTGTACCCCATCAGCAGAGGACCGTTGCGCGCGCCTGCACAACTGCAAGCGGTCAGTGGAGTTTCCTTCACGCTGCGAGCGGGCAAGACGCTGGCTGTGGTGGGCGAATCGGGCTGTGGCAAGTCCACGCTGGCCCGCATGGTTTCACTCATCGAAGCTCCATCGGAAGGCTCTCTTCAGCTAGGCGGCGTGGATGTTGTCAAAGCCACCGCGCAAGACAAGAAGACGCTGCGCCAGAAAGTGCAACTGGTTTTCCAGAACCCGTACGGTTCGCTCAATCCACGTAAGCGCATAGGCCAGATTCTCGAAGCGCCCTTGGAGATCAACACCGAGCTCACCGCGGAGATGCGCTCGCAGAAGGCCCATGCCATGCTGGCCAAGGTGGGGCTGCGTCCGGAACACTACGACCGCTACCCGCACATGTTCTCCGGCGGGCAACGCCAGCGCATTGCCATTGCGCGGGCATTGATGCTCAACCCTCTGGTGGTGGTGGCCGATGAGCCGGTATCGGCACTGGACGTCTCCATTCAGGCCCAGGTATTGAATCTGCTGGCAGACTTGCAGCAGGAACTGGGACTGGCTTATCTATTCATCTCGCACGATCTGGGCGTGGTGCGCCACATTGCCCACGATGTGCTGGTGATGTACCTGGGCAGCGTCGTCGAACAGGGCGAGAAAGAAGCCATCTTCAGCAAGCCGCTGCATCCCTACACCCAGGCACTGCTGGCTTCCACACCCGGTCTGGCCGGCAGTGGCCAGTCCCGCAAACGCATTGTGTTGACGGGTGAGTTGCCATCCCCACTCAATCCACCGAAGGGCTGCGTGTTCTCGACGCGTTGCCCGCACGCTACGCAGCAGTGCCATGCCGAGCGACCATTGCTGCAGGAGTTGAGCGGACGCAAAGTTGCCTGCTTTGAAGCTGAGAAATTGATGACAAACTGATCTGCGATTGACAAAACATCGTACGGGTAACGTAACATGCAATTTTTTTCTCGGAGGAAATCCATGAAACGTACCCTGGCGCATTTCAAAATGCACAAGACTGCGATGCTGGCCGCCATCGCCTTGCCCGCACTGCTGGCCGTAGGTGCCGCGTCTGCAAAGACCCTGGTCTACTGCTCTGAGGGCAGTCCGGAAAACTTCTCTCCCAGTATCAACACCACCGGCACTTCGTTTGACGTAACCGAACAGATCTACGACAACCTGGTCAACTTCGAGCGCGGCGGCACCAAGGTGATTCCCGGACTGGCTGAGAAATGGTCCATCTCCAAAGACGGCACCGAATACATCTTCAATCTGCGCAAGGGCGTGAAGTGGCAGAGCAACAAGAACTTCACTCCAACGCGCGACTTCAATGCCGACGACGCATTGTTCATGTTTGAGCGTCAGTGGAAAGAGAACGATCCTTACTTCAAGGTCACCAGTTCCAACCACTCCTACTTTGGCGACATGGGTATGCCATCGCTGCTGAAGTCGGTGGACAAGATTGACGAATACACCATCAA contains:
- the speB gene encoding agmatinase, producing MAIGEFAYANNSNRFLAAPPLQQQTYAVCGIPFDGAVTNRPGARFGPQEIRRASLMLCDGIHPLFDVSPLGHIGDAGDMRLPNASPLTEVRSAIEQQAAVLMGVHHCAFIGGDHSVTLPLLRALRKQHGPVALIHFDAHCDTWVNHFGEPSGHGTWTYEAIQEGLVERSKTVQIGIRSSGERAAREYVKDQGGMIYNARDLRGKDGAQLGSIIETIKARIGNTPCYLTLDIDCLDPAFAPGTGTPEPGGMTSSQVMTFLEELAPLNFVGMDCVEVAPAYDHAELTSNAAAQFIWTYLCGQIAKTSRA
- a CDS encoding DMT family transporter; amino-acid sequence: MPHLSPPAQRLAAYGYLALSMALAGSYVALSKPLVAALPVFLLAWLRFGIGGIAMAGWLRKPADEKPLSCGTKQLLFLESFFGNFLFSICMLFGVSMTSAVSAGVIMATIPAVVALMSWLFLKEKIALRIWAAIACGALGIGLLAWSQHGHTPGPSTSPSDSARVWLGNALVLGAVLCEAFYAVIGKKLTGSVSPKRISAIINLCGFLLVSPLGIYTALRFDFAAVQPASWLLLVFYALAASVWTVWLWMSGSRHVPASHAGVFTVLLPVTAALVGVLVLGESLGGMQVLAFAIALLGVLLATLPGRQAEAVEPHL
- the rraA gene encoding ribonuclease E activity regulator RraA; amino-acid sequence: MSQSFATCDFCDVHKSDSSGAFRVLPPVFRDFGQVTQFCGPVETVKCHEDNTLVKAAVDAQGWIDTAQGRIGKVLVVDGGASLRRALLGGNLGAAAARNGWAGVVIDGCVRDSAELATQAVGIRALAPIPLPTEKRNEGQSNVPVQIQGVWVRPGDWLYADADGIVVSDKAL
- a CDS encoding SWIB/MDM2 domain-containing protein, whose amino-acid sequence is MATAKKPAAKKAAPAKKAAPAKKAAPAKKVAAKAAAPAKKAAPAKKAAPAKKAAAPAKKVAAKKAPAKKRTVNAAFMKAMTPSAALAAVVGSAALPRTEVVSKLWAYIKKNGLQDKVNKRNINADSKLKDIFGKAQVTMFELAGLIGKHLK
- a CDS encoding ABC transporter permease subunit, translated to MLRFALTRLSLIIPTFFGMTLLAFFLIRLVPGDPIETLAGERGIDAARHARLLTEYGLDQPVIVQYGIYIGKVLHGDLGKSIITQAPVLSEFAALFPATIELALCAILFALIIGIPAGILAAVKRNSFLDQGVMGVSLAGYSMPIFWWGLLLILLFSVQLDLTPVSGRIAVEYFFEPVTGFLLIDSLLSDQAGAFASAVSHLILPTIVLGTNPLAVIARMTRSAMLEVLGEDYIRTARAKGLSNLRVVAVHALRNALIPVITVIGLQVGVLFTGAILTETIFSWPGVGKWLIEAISRRDYPVLQGGMLLLGMVVMGVNLLVDVTYGIINPRIRHQS
- a CDS encoding ABC transporter permease subunit — encoded protein: MSSMTSTKSDAIVQHVSPLRDFWRSFTANKGAVGGLVIVCLVVLMAALANQIAPYAPDTTDNSVFLVPPAWSTGGSSAHLLGTDAIGRDILSRLIFGARLSLLIGVAVVVISIVTGTVLGLLAGYIRGVFEVAVMRLMDIILTLPSLLLAIVIVAILGPGLINAMLAVAIVVLPHYVRITRAAVIAEASRDYVTAARMSGASHWRLMFSEILPNCTAPLIVQASLGISAAILDAAALGFLGLGAQPPSPEWGTMLADAREFVLRAWWVVTFPGLAILITVLAFNLLGDGLRDALDPKLKR
- a CDS encoding ABC transporter ATP-binding protein, whose product is MALLEIENLTVEFPSHNGVMHAVDGVSFRIEPGEVLGIVGESGSGKSVTMMALMGLVGYPGRVKADAMRFDGHDLLTLTDRERRRMTGKDLAMIFQDPTTSLNPCFTVGFQLAETLKLHMGMTRAQARTRSIELLEQVGIPAPESRLNLYPHQFSGGMSQRVMIAMAIACNPKLLIADEPTTALDVTIQAQILDLLRNLQKERGMALVLITHNMGVVSEMAQRVAVMYAGQLMEQRSAQDLFATPMHPYTEALMASMPERSHGSSRLTTIPGMVPGLYDRPAGCLFGPRCNYHRAECEQRPALRQTPQGAVRCHFPLGSAAAKGLIAEGTV
- a CDS encoding peptide ABC transporter ATP-binding protein, whose amino-acid sequence is MSDNAVVVADQLKQVYPISRGPLRAPAQLQAVSGVSFTLRAGKTLAVVGESGCGKSTLARMVSLIEAPSEGSLQLGGVDVVKATAQDKKTLRQKVQLVFQNPYGSLNPRKRIGQILEAPLEINTELTAEMRSQKAHAMLAKVGLRPEHYDRYPHMFSGGQRQRIAIARALMLNPLVVVADEPVSALDVSIQAQVLNLLADLQQELGLAYLFISHDLGVVRHIAHDVLVMYLGSVVEQGEKEAIFSKPLHPYTQALLASTPGLAGSGQSRKRIVLTGELPSPLNPPKGCVFSTRCPHATQQCHAERPLLQELSGRKVACFEAEKLMTN